One Avibacterium avium genomic window carries:
- the ltnD gene encoding L-threonate dehydrogenase, with protein MGMKNYSVAVIGLGAMGMGAAKSCVNAGLDTYGVDLNPVALQTLKDHGAKAVGKSAVDFAQELDAVVLLVVNAAQVKAVLFGENGLAQHLKPGTAVMVSSTISAQDAKEISQKLTALGLLMLDAPVSGGAAKAAAGEMTVMASGSKQAFEKLQPVLTAVAGKVYNIGEEIGLGATVKIIHQLLAGVHIAAGAEAMALAAKAGIPLDLMYDVVTNAAGNSWMFENRMKHVVEGDYSPLSMVDIFVKDLGLVNDTAKSLHFPLHLASTAYSMFTEASNAGYGKEDDSAVIKIFSGIELPKKEGN; from the coding sequence ATGGGTATGAAAAATTATTCAGTTGCCGTTATTGGCTTAGGCGCAATGGGTATGGGCGCTGCAAAATCTTGCGTAAATGCTGGCTTAGATACCTATGGCGTTGATCTCAACCCAGTTGCACTACAAACCCTAAAAGATCACGGGGCAAAAGCCGTTGGAAAAAGTGCGGTAGATTTTGCACAAGAATTAGATGCAGTGGTGTTATTGGTAGTCAATGCCGCGCAAGTTAAGGCGGTGTTGTTTGGCGAAAATGGTTTAGCACAGCATTTAAAACCAGGTACAGCAGTAATGGTTTCTTCCACAATTTCTGCACAAGATGCGAAAGAAATTTCACAAAAATTAACAGCGTTAGGTTTGCTTATGCTAGATGCACCTGTTTCTGGTGGTGCTGCAAAAGCAGCGGCAGGAGAAATGACAGTAATGGCATCAGGTTCAAAACAAGCTTTTGAGAAATTACAGCCTGTATTAACTGCCGTTGCAGGTAAGGTTTATAACATCGGAGAAGAAATTGGTTTAGGTGCAACAGTGAAAATCATTCACCAACTCTTGGCTGGTGTACATATTGCCGCAGGTGCTGAAGCAATGGCGTTAGCGGCTAAAGCAGGTATTCCGCTTGATTTGATGTATGACGTTGTGACCAATGCTGCAGGTAATTCTTGGATGTTTGAAAACCGAATGAAACACGTTGTCGAAGGGGACTACTCGCCACTTTCAATGGTTGATATTTTTGTTAAAGATTTAGGCTTAGTGAATGACACGGCAAAATCGCTCCATTTCCCACTGCACTTGGCAAGCACGGCTTATTCAATGTTTACAGAAGCAAGCAACGCTGGCTATGGAAAAGAAGATGATAGCGCAGTGATTAAAATTTTTAGTGGTATCGAGCTACCAAAAAAGGAGGGAAATTAA